Proteins found in one Zea mays cultivar B73 chromosome 1, Zm-B73-REFERENCE-NAM-5.0, whole genome shotgun sequence genomic segment:
- the LOC100283460 gene encoding uncharacterized protein LOC100283460, which produces MDSMEDAVSGTAAQGDLAEVVARAGAMAAAASHHHHRRPPSPAAADHGHIVSAARATARSQIMLVPAAACYDDETRPAAACGDAVMFDAPSSSMAAAVGPYHHLSSSSAALAPAHGGYWLPPQQISQEHARDGGLDEPPVVTRISPVTTPPPPSHHHQIMNRKNEVKKVVCIPALPPPASSRPGGGEVIPSDLWAWRKYGQKPIKGSPYPRGYYRCSSSKGCMARKQVERSRSDPNMLVITYTAEHNHPWPMQRNVLAGYSRPHTATHMSSNCKKKKNSCSVEPTSSWPTTTTSSPSSKNGNYECQQMTNMTMEENAAAGYVAYAIDDEECAAMHQPINCGSVQPSADEVFAELEELEPTTSPVNANIFSRGVTYEWHKF; this is translated from the exons ATGGACAGCATGGAGGACGCCGTCTCCGGCACTGCAGCCCAGGGCGACCTCGCCGAGGTTGTGGCCCGCGCAGGTGCAATGGCCGCCGCGGCGAGTCACCACCACCACCGGCGGCCACCCTCTCCCGCAGCAGCAGATCACGGCCACATCGTGTCTGCTGCAAGGGCCACCGCCAGATCACAGATCATGCTCGTCCCTGCTGCTGCTTGCTACGACGACGAGACACGGCCTGCTGCTGCTTGCGGCGACGCGGTGATGTTCGACGCGCCGTCGTCGTCGATGGCCGCCGCCGTCGGTCCATACCACCACCTGTCGTCTTCGTCTGCGGCGCTGGCACCGGCGCACGGCGGGTACTGGCTGCCGCCGCAACAGATCTCCCAGGAGCACGCCCGCGACGGCGGCCTCGACGAGCCGCCCGTGGTGACGAGGATCTCGCCAGTGACGACTCCACCGCCGCCTTCTCATCATCATCAAATCATGAACAG AAAGAATGAGGTGAAGAAGGTGGTGTGCATCCCGGCGCTACCACCTCCGGCGAGCAGCCGCCCAGGAGGAGGAGAGGTGATTCCGTCTGATCTTTGGGCGTGGAGGAAATACGGCCAGAAGCCTATCAAGGGTTCGCCTTACCCAAG AGGTTACTACAGATGCAGCAGCTCAAAGGGATGTATGGCAAGGAAGCAAGTAGAGCGCAGTCGCAGCGACCCCAACATGCTCGTGATCACCTACACGGCAGAACACAACCACCCTTGGCCAATGCAACGCAATGTGCTCGCTGGCTACTCCCGGCCTCACACTGCTACTCACATGTCGTCCAactgcaagaagaagaagaacagctgcagcgtTGAACCGACGAGTTCATGGCCAACAACAACAACATCATCACCATCATCAAAGAACGGCAACTACGAGTGTCAGCAAATGACAAACATGACGATGGAAGAAAATGCAGCAGCAGGGTATGTTGCCTACGCCATCGATGACGAGGAGTGTGCCGCGATGCATCAGCCGATCAATTGCGGTAGCGTGCAACCTTCAGCAGATGAGGTTTTCGCAGAGCTAGAGGAATTGGAGCCTACGACTAGTCCTGTGAATGCAAACATCTTCTCTAGGGGGGTGACTTATGAGTGGCACAAGTTCTAA
- the LOC100283460 gene encoding uncharacterized protein isoform X1 produces the protein MDSMEDAVSGTAAQGDLAEVVARAGAMAAAASHHHHRRPPSPAAADHGHIVSAARATARSQIMLVPAAACYDDETRPAAACGDAVMFDAPSSSMAAAVGPYHHLSSSSAALAPAHGGYWLPPQQISQEHARDGGLDEPPVVTRISPVTTPPPPSHHHQIMNSRKNEVKKVVCIPALPPPASSRPGGGEVIPSDLWAWRKYGQKPIKGSPYPRGYYRCSSSKGCMARKQVERSRSDPNMLVITYTAEHNHPWPMQRNVLAGYSRPHTATHMSSNCKKKKNSCSVEPTSSWPTTTTSSPSSKNGNYECQQMTNMTMEENAAAGYVAYAIDDEECAAMHQPINCGSVQPSADEVFAELEELEPTTSPVNANIFSRGVTYEWHKF, from the exons ATGGACAGCATGGAGGACGCCGTCTCCGGCACTGCAGCCCAGGGCGACCTCGCCGAGGTTGTGGCCCGCGCAGGTGCAATGGCCGCCGCGGCGAGTCACCACCACCACCGGCGGCCACCCTCTCCCGCAGCAGCAGATCACGGCCACATCGTGTCTGCTGCAAGGGCCACCGCCAGATCACAGATCATGCTCGTCCCTGCTGCTGCTTGCTACGACGACGAGACACGGCCTGCTGCTGCTTGCGGCGACGCGGTGATGTTCGACGCGCCGTCGTCGTCGATGGCCGCCGCCGTCGGTCCATACCACCACCTGTCGTCTTCGTCTGCGGCGCTGGCACCGGCGCACGGCGGGTACTGGCTGCCGCCGCAACAGATCTCCCAGGAGCACGCCCGCGACGGCGGCCTCGACGAGCCGCCCGTGGTGACGAGGATCTCGCCAGTGACGACTCCACCGCCGCCTTCTCATCATCATCAAATCATGAACAG CAGAAAGAATGAGGTGAAGAAGGTGGTGTGCATCCCGGCGCTACCACCTCCGGCGAGCAGCCGCCCAGGAGGAGGAGAGGTGATTCCGTCTGATCTTTGGGCGTGGAGGAAATACGGCCAGAAGCCTATCAAGGGTTCGCCTTACCCAAG AGGTTACTACAGATGCAGCAGCTCAAAGGGATGTATGGCAAGGAAGCAAGTAGAGCGCAGTCGCAGCGACCCCAACATGCTCGTGATCACCTACACGGCAGAACACAACCACCCTTGGCCAATGCAACGCAATGTGCTCGCTGGCTACTCCCGGCCTCACACTGCTACTCACATGTCGTCCAactgcaagaagaagaagaacagctgcagcgtTGAACCGACGAGTTCATGGCCAACAACAACAACATCATCACCATCATCAAAGAACGGCAACTACGAGTGTCAGCAAATGACAAACATGACGATGGAAGAAAATGCAGCAGCAGGGTATGTTGCCTACGCCATCGATGACGAGGAGTGTGCCGCGATGCATCAGCCGATCAATTGCGGTAGCGTGCAACCTTCAGCAGATGAGGTTTTCGCAGAGCTAGAGGAATTGGAGCCTACGACTAGTCCTGTGAATGCAAACATCTTCTCTAGGGGGGTGACTTATGAGTGGCACAAGTTCTAA